One genomic window of Pseudomonadales bacterium includes the following:
- a CDS encoding aldehyde dehydrogenase family protein: protein MTDIANEAAAEIEQLIARSRAAQKQIENYTQEQVDELITAMVWAVARPGVAEEIAQFTVDETQLGNYEGKFLKISRKTRATLYDIIDDKSVGVIEEDKARNIIKIAKPVGVIGALIPCTNPEATPVIKSISAIKGRNSIILAPHPRSKLTNAKIVGLLREAIKACGAPEDLVIGIDIPSMEKTDALMKQCDRILATGGAAMVTAAYSSGTPALGVGVGNAVITVDDTADLDEAAEKIRISKTLDLAASCSSDNSVIAFAPVYDALLQKLQDQGGYVVSAEEKEKLQAVIWEDGHINSAIVAQPAENIAGMAGFDLPEGKQFFIVPETEAGACAPFSGEKMSVTMAFYKAADLDEAIALTNAIQAYQGQGHSCGIYSHNDDNILKYAMETKTSRVMVNQPQAPSNSGNLWNGMRQTFSLGCGSWGGNSTNNNITWRDLINETWVSKPLEKTKELPADEVLFASAINKFQ, encoded by the coding sequence ATGACTGATATTGCCAATGAAGCAGCGGCCGAAATAGAACAGTTAATTGCGCGTTCACGTGCAGCTCAAAAGCAGATAGAGAACTACACCCAGGAACAGGTCGATGAGCTGATCACGGCGATGGTCTGGGCAGTGGCTCGCCCTGGGGTGGCAGAAGAAATTGCCCAGTTCACCGTTGACGAAACACAACTCGGAAACTACGAAGGCAAGTTTCTGAAAATTTCACGTAAAACCCGCGCAACGCTCTATGACATCATCGATGACAAATCTGTAGGTGTTATTGAAGAAGACAAAGCGCGCAATATCATTAAAATCGCCAAACCTGTGGGGGTGATTGGTGCGCTGATTCCCTGCACCAACCCTGAAGCAACACCCGTAATCAAGTCTATCTCGGCGATCAAGGGCCGCAATTCAATTATTCTGGCACCGCACCCGCGTTCCAAGCTTACCAACGCCAAGATCGTTGGCTTGCTGCGCGAGGCCATCAAAGCCTGTGGTGCGCCGGAGGATCTGGTGATTGGCATCGATATCCCCAGTATGGAAAAAACCGACGCGTTGATGAAGCAGTGTGACCGTATTCTGGCGACAGGTGGTGCGGCAATGGTAACGGCGGCGTACTCTTCTGGTACGCCTGCGCTGGGTGTGGGTGTAGGTAACGCTGTCATCACGGTTGATGACACAGCTGACCTGGATGAAGCAGCCGAAAAAATCCGTATTTCGAAGACACTGGACCTGGCGGCATCCTGTTCGTCTGATAATTCAGTCATTGCCTTTGCACCAGTTTATGATGCCCTGCTGCAAAAATTGCAGGATCAGGGCGGTTATGTGGTTAGCGCTGAGGAAAAAGAGAAGTTGCAGGCTGTGATCTGGGAAGATGGCCACATCAATTCTGCCATTGTTGCCCAGCCTGCCGAGAATATCGCCGGAATGGCAGGTTTCGACCTGCCGGAAGGCAAGCAGTTCTTCATTGTGCCTGAAACTGAAGCGGGAGCTTGTGCGCCTTTCTCCGGGGAGAAGATGTCTGTCACCATGGCTTTCTACAAAGCTGCTGATCTGGATGAGGCGATTGCGTTGACTAACGCTATTCAGGCGTATCAGGGGCAGGGGCACTCTTGCGGTATCTATTCTCACAACGATGACAATATCCTGAAGTACGCGATGGAAACGAAAACTTCCCGGGTTATGGTTAACCAGCCTCAGGCTCCTTCGAACAGTGGTAATCTCTGGAACGGCATGCGCCAGACTTTTTCACTTGGATGTGGTTCCTGGGGCGGTAACAGCACCAACAACAATATTACCTGGCGAGATTTGATTAATGAAACCTGGGTATCGAAGCCGTTGGAAAAAACCAAAGAGCTGCCGGCTGATGAAGTGCTGTTTGCCAGTGCAATCAATAAATTCCAATAA
- a CDS encoding acyl-CoA dehydrogenase family protein: protein MDFSLNDEQAAFQEAARAFAEGEMAPNAAEWDEKKIFPVDVLRAAGEMGFCGMYCPEEHGGMGLSRLDAAIILEELAAGCTSTAAFISIHNMAAWMVCTWGTGAVKEQWCGELTSGQKLASYCLTEPGAGSDAGSLRTSAVLDGDEYVINGSKMFISGAGSTDLLVVMARTGSQQDGARGISAFAIPADLPGIHYGKNEDKMGWNSQPTRAITFEDVRIPADHLMGEEGEGFKIAMKGIDGGRINIATCSVGAAQATINHSQKYMLERKQFGQALADFQALQFKLADMVTDLVAARQMVRLAASKLDNGDADKTTYCAMAKRFATDIGFQVCNEAIQLHGGYGYIKEYPIERHFRDARVHQILEGTNEVMRVIVARRILQEGAVDVIR from the coding sequence ATGGATTTTAGTCTGAACGACGAACAGGCGGCCTTTCAGGAGGCTGCCCGCGCCTTTGCTGAGGGCGAGATGGCCCCCAACGCTGCCGAGTGGGATGAAAAGAAAATTTTTCCCGTCGATGTGCTACGGGCAGCGGGCGAAATGGGGTTTTGTGGTATGTATTGCCCCGAGGAACATGGTGGAATGGGGCTTTCCCGCCTTGATGCCGCCATTATTCTGGAAGAGCTGGCGGCCGGTTGTACGTCGACTGCGGCATTTATTTCTATTCACAATATGGCCGCCTGGATGGTGTGCACCTGGGGAACGGGTGCGGTTAAAGAGCAATGGTGTGGCGAGCTGACATCCGGTCAGAAACTAGCCTCTTATTGCCTCACCGAACCTGGCGCAGGTAGTGACGCGGGGTCGCTGCGTACCAGTGCTGTTCTCGATGGTGATGAGTACGTCATTAACGGCAGCAAAATGTTTATTTCCGGTGCCGGTTCTACCGATCTGCTGGTTGTGATGGCTCGTACCGGTAGCCAACAGGATGGTGCCAGAGGTATCTCGGCATTTGCCATTCCTGCCGATCTGCCAGGCATTCATTACGGCAAGAATGAAGACAAAATGGGCTGGAACAGTCAGCCCACCCGCGCGATTACCTTTGAAGACGTGCGTATTCCCGCCGATCACTTGATGGGGGAAGAGGGCGAGGGTTTTAAAATTGCCATGAAAGGTATTGATGGTGGTCGCATCAATATTGCAACCTGCTCCGTCGGTGCGGCGCAAGCCACCATTAATCATTCTCAAAAATACATGCTGGAACGCAAGCAGTTTGGTCAGGCCTTGGCTGATTTTCAGGCTTTGCAGTTCAAGTTGGCGGATATGGTTACAGATCTGGTTGCCGCCCGGCAGATGGTGCGTCTGGCGGCCTCCAAGCTGGATAATGGTGATGCGGATAAAACGACCTACTGTGCAATGGCAAAACGCTTTGCTACCGATATCGGTTTTCAGGTCTGTAATGAAGCGATTCAGCTGCATGGTGGTTATGGTTATATCAAGGAGTACCCAATTGAGCGCCATTTTCGTGATGCTCGTGTGCACCAGATTCTTGAAGGCACCAATGAGGTTATGCGAGTCATTGTTGCCCGCCGGATACTGCAGGAAGGTGCAGTGGATGTTATTCGTTAG
- a CDS encoding enoyl-CoA hydratase: protein MSDLLKFEKRGHTAIITMNNPPANTWTPESLKHLENLVAELNEDKDNYALVIASESEKFFCAGADLNRFNHDDKGKSFEFAQAFGSAFEALASYKGVSIAAITGFAMGGGLEVALSCDVRICEEQAQMALPEAAVGLLPCGLGSQQLSWLVGEQWAKRMILLGERLKADQAEKIGLVSEVVPTGAGLEKAIELAEKAAKQSPTSVRFCKELIMEARGGDINSAYTKERELFVKLWDTQDQKEGVGAFVEKRKPEWKNA from the coding sequence ATGAGCGATTTGCTAAAATTTGAAAAACGTGGCCATACGGCGATTATTACCATGAACAATCCGCCGGCCAACACATGGACACCAGAAAGTCTCAAGCATCTAGAAAACCTGGTTGCTGAGTTAAATGAAGATAAAGATAACTATGCGCTGGTGATTGCCAGTGAAAGCGAAAAGTTCTTCTGTGCGGGTGCTGACCTGAACCGTTTTAATCACGATGACAAAGGTAAATCATTTGAGTTTGCCCAAGCCTTTGGTTCGGCCTTTGAAGCATTGGCTTCCTATAAGGGTGTTTCTATTGCGGCTATTACCGGTTTTGCCATGGGTGGTGGCCTGGAAGTTGCGTTGAGTTGCGATGTTCGAATTTGTGAAGAGCAAGCCCAAATGGCTTTGCCTGAAGCTGCGGTTGGTTTATTGCCTTGTGGTTTGGGTTCGCAGCAGTTGAGTTGGTTGGTTGGCGAGCAGTGGGCCAAGCGCATGATACTGCTCGGTGAACGTTTGAAAGCTGATCAGGCTGAAAAAATTGGTTTGGTAAGTGAAGTTGTGCCGACCGGGGCGGGCCTTGAAAAAGCAATAGAGCTGGCGGAAAAAGCCGCCAAGCAGTCCCCCACTTCTGTTCGCTTCTGTAAGGAATTGATCATGGAGGCTCGCGGTGGTGACATCAATAGCGCCTACACCAAAGAGCGTGAATTATTTGTGAAGCTTTGGGATACGCAAGACCAGAAAGAAGGTGTCGGTGCTTTTGTTGAAAAGCGTAAGCCGGAGTGGAAAAACGCCTGA
- a CDS encoding enoyl-CoA hydratase/isomerase family protein has protein sequence MTDQVVTEDVVLFEEIPSGNGKKIAVATLNAEKALNSLSLEMVRLLHPQLNVWADDDSIACVILQGAGDKAFCAGGDIVQLYHGMKDATDYPETFFAEEYRLDYAIHTYSKPLVVWGNGVVMGGGLGLMSGGSHRVVTETTRMAMPEVTIGLYPDVGGTWFLNHAPGNTGLFLGLTGASINAADAIYVGLADSFVTHDQRQAVIDALAAIAWSENAHDQVAEVIAEFESKSSGAKPAGQVEAHYDYIQQSTDYSSVPEVVAAITGYDGDDKWLVNAAKGMAQGCPATIYLVWEQLQRGKGMSLNDIFKMEMIISANCARIGNFQEGVRALLIEKDRDPKFKPATVAEVTPEFVEQHFTPPWDGEHPLAEL, from the coding sequence ATGACAGATCAAGTCGTAACAGAAGATGTCGTCCTGTTTGAAGAGATTCCTTCAGGCAATGGCAAGAAAATCGCGGTAGCGACACTGAATGCGGAAAAAGCGCTGAACTCTCTCAGTCTTGAGATGGTTCGGTTGCTGCATCCACAGCTCAATGTCTGGGCAGATGACGATAGTATCGCCTGTGTGATTTTGCAGGGTGCGGGAGATAAAGCCTTTTGTGCCGGCGGCGATATTGTGCAGCTCTATCACGGCATGAAGGACGCTACCGACTATCCGGAAACCTTTTTTGCCGAAGAATATCGGCTCGACTATGCCATTCATACTTACAGCAAGCCTCTGGTTGTCTGGGGTAACGGTGTTGTTATGGGCGGCGGACTCGGTTTAATGAGTGGTGGTAGTCATCGCGTTGTTACCGAGACCACGCGGATGGCGATGCCGGAAGTTACTATCGGATTGTACCCGGATGTCGGCGGCACCTGGTTTTTGAATCACGCGCCGGGTAATACCGGCCTGTTTCTTGGCCTGACGGGAGCATCCATCAACGCCGCTGATGCTATTTATGTAGGCTTGGCAGACAGTTTTGTCACCCATGATCAGCGCCAGGCGGTGATCGATGCATTGGCAGCGATTGCCTGGTCGGAAAATGCCCACGACCAGGTTGCTGAGGTGATTGCCGAATTTGAAAGCAAGTCTTCGGGAGCCAAACCTGCTGGCCAGGTGGAAGCGCACTACGATTATATCCAGCAGAGCACTGACTATTCATCGGTGCCGGAAGTTGTTGCGGCAATAACCGGTTACGATGGTGATGACAAATGGTTGGTAAATGCAGCAAAGGGGATGGCTCAAGGCTGTCCCGCCACCATTTATCTGGTTTGGGAGCAGTTACAGCGCGGCAAGGGTATGTCCCTGAACGATATTTTTAAAATGGAAATGATTATTTCAGCGAATTGTGCCCGTATTGGTAATTTCCAGGAAGGTGTGCGGGCGCTGCTGATTGAAAAGGACAGAGATCCGAAATTTAAACCGGCGACGGTCGCGGAAGTAACACCGGAGTTTGTGGAGCAGCACTTCACTCCACCCTGGGATGGCGAACACCCTCTGGCAGAACTGTAA
- the mmsB gene encoding 3-hydroxyisobutyrate dehydrogenase, whose amino-acid sequence MAQKVAFVGLGNMGGGMAINLVKAGFEVHAFDLSPAALQHAVDGGCHAASTAVEAIDGADFIITMLPNGHIVESVMIDNDKLLDHVGSSALIIDCSTVAPQNSRRVAEEAQKRGLKFVDAPVSGGVAAAAAGTLAFMCGGPVEDVEQAKTVLSAMGNNVFRAGDHGAGSVAKICNNMLLAIHMAGTAEALQLGIDNGLDPAALSEIMLKSSGCNWSLEKYNPCPGVMDGVPSSNNYQGGFMVKLMQKDLGLAQQAASGSGSYTPMGQLAADLYAEHSQGSQVDGRNNADIDFASIMQLFASKK is encoded by the coding sequence ATGGCACAGAAAGTAGCTTTTGTTGGCTTGGGTAATATGGGAGGAGGAATGGCCATAAACCTGGTAAAAGCCGGGTTTGAGGTACATGCTTTTGATTTGTCACCCGCAGCTTTGCAGCATGCAGTAGACGGCGGCTGTCATGCAGCCAGTACTGCCGTAGAGGCAATTGATGGTGCCGATTTTATTATCACCATGCTGCCAAACGGTCACATTGTTGAAAGTGTGATGATTGATAACGACAAGCTGCTGGACCACGTGGGAAGTAGTGCGCTGATCATTGACTGTTCAACGGTGGCGCCACAAAATTCTCGCCGCGTCGCTGAAGAAGCCCAAAAGCGCGGGCTGAAGTTTGTTGATGCGCCGGTTTCAGGCGGTGTTGCGGCTGCGGCTGCGGGAACCCTGGCTTTTATGTGCGGCGGTCCGGTTGAAGATGTTGAGCAGGCAAAAACTGTTCTGAGCGCAATGGGTAACAACGTGTTTCGCGCTGGCGACCACGGTGCCGGGTCAGTAGCAAAAATCTGTAACAATATGTTATTGGCCATTCACATGGCTGGTACTGCGGAGGCGCTTCAGCTGGGCATTGATAATGGCCTCGATCCGGCTGCACTCAGTGAAATTATGTTGAAAAGCTCGGGTTGCAACTGGTCGCTGGAAAAATACAACCCTTGCCCGGGAGTGATGGATGGCGTGCCGTCCAGCAACAACTATCAGGGCGGATTTATGGTCAAGCTGATGCAAAAGGATCTGGGGTTGGCTCAACAGGCAGCAAGCGGCAGTGGTTCTTACACGCCAATGGGACAGCTGGCTGCAGACCTTTACGCAGAGCACAGTCAGGGCTCGCAGGTGGATGGCCGCAATAATGCGGATATCGACTTTGCCAGTATCATGCAGTTGTTTGCCAGCAAGAAATAA
- a CDS encoding serine hydroxymethyltransferase encodes MFDKDLTIAAFDPEVWRAIQQEETRQEEHIELIASENYTSPMVMAAQGTKLTNKYAEGYPHKRYYGGCEFVDKTEELAIERVKALFGANFANVQPHSGSQANSAVYQALMLPGETVLGMSLDAGGHLTHGAKPNFSGKIYRAVQYGVNTDTGLIDYSEVESLALEHKPKMIVAGFSAYSQVIDWGRFREIADKVGAYLMVDMAHVAGLIAAGVYPNPVPFADVVTSTTHKTLRGPRGGLIVCNDEEIAKKINSAVFPGGQGGPLCHVIAAKAVAFKEAMSDEFKVYQQRVIENAKAMASTFVERGLDIVSGGTENHLMLVNLIGKEYTGKDADAALGEAYITVNKNAVPNDPRSPFVTSGLRVGTPAITTRGFGVAETVQLTHWICDVLDSLENGTSGTVIPDVKAKVLEICARFPVYA; translated from the coding sequence ATGTTTGATAAAGACTTAACTATCGCAGCGTTTGATCCCGAAGTATGGCGGGCCATACAGCAGGAAGAGACCCGTCAGGAAGAGCATATTGAGCTTATTGCCTCCGAGAATTACACCAGCCCGATGGTGATGGCGGCGCAAGGTACCAAGTTGACCAACAAGTATGCAGAAGGGTATCCACACAAGCGTTATTACGGCGGTTGTGAATTTGTGGATAAAACGGAAGAGCTGGCGATTGAGCGTGTGAAAGCGTTGTTTGGCGCCAATTTTGCCAATGTGCAACCACACTCGGGTTCTCAGGCGAACAGTGCAGTTTATCAGGCGTTGATGCTGCCAGGCGAAACGGTGTTGGGTATGAGTCTGGATGCAGGTGGTCACCTGACTCATGGCGCGAAACCCAATTTTTCCGGCAAAATCTATCGTGCTGTTCAATACGGTGTTAATACTGATACCGGTTTGATTGATTACAGTGAAGTTGAGTCTCTGGCTCTTGAACACAAGCCGAAGATGATTGTCGCCGGATTTTCTGCATATTCTCAGGTTATCGACTGGGGCCGGTTCCGCGAGATAGCGGATAAAGTGGGTGCCTATTTAATGGTTGATATGGCGCATGTGGCAGGCCTGATCGCGGCGGGCGTGTACCCTAATCCTGTGCCATTTGCGGATGTTGTGACATCGACTACTCACAAAACCCTGCGTGGCCCGCGTGGTGGCCTGATCGTTTGCAATGACGAAGAGATTGCCAAAAAAATCAATTCAGCTGTTTTTCCGGGTGGCCAGGGTGGCCCTTTGTGTCATGTGATTGCAGCCAAAGCCGTTGCCTTTAAAGAAGCCATGAGCGATGAGTTCAAAGTCTATCAGCAGCGGGTAATAGAAAATGCCAAGGCGATGGCGTCAACATTTGTTGAGCGCGGACTTGATATTGTTTCCGGCGGTACGGAAAACCATTTGATGCTCGTTAATCTGATTGGCAAGGAATATACCGGCAAAGATGCTGATGCCGCTCTGGGGGAGGCTTATATCACGGTGAATAAAAATGCGGTGCCGAATGATCCTCGTTCGCCATTTGTCACCTCCGGATTAAGAGTTGGAACTCCGGCCATCACGACACGTGGTTTTGGGGTTGCTGAAACCGTACAGCTGACGCACTGGATTTGCGATGTGCTTGATAGCTTGGAAAACGGAACATCTGGAACAGTTATTCCTGATGTGAAAGCGAAAGTGCTGGAGATCTGTGCCCGATTCCCGGTTTATGCCTGA
- the nrdR gene encoding transcriptional regulator NrdR, with amino-acid sequence MHCPFCSTDDTKVIDSRLVAEGGQVRRRRECLSCKERFTTYEMAELLMPRVIKSDGTREPFDEAKMRAGLQRALEKRPVSVEEVEAAITQIKHFLQATGEREIPSRLLGEEVMKRLRELDEVAYVRFASVYRSFQDISEFRAELDKLESTPAAAKNT; translated from the coding sequence ATGCATTGTCCTTTTTGTAGCACAGATGATACCAAGGTGATTGACTCACGACTGGTTGCTGAGGGTGGTCAGGTGCGTCGCCGTCGGGAATGCCTTTCCTGTAAGGAACGCTTTACTACCTACGAAATGGCTGAACTGTTAATGCCTCGGGTGATTAAAAGTGATGGCACCCGCGAGCCATTCGATGAAGCAAAAATGCGTGCTGGGTTGCAACGTGCGCTGGAAAAACGCCCGGTGAGCGTGGAAGAAGTGGAAGCCGCCATTACCCAGATTAAGCATTTCCTGCAAGCGACGGGAGAACGCGAGATTCCTTCCCGGTTGCTGGGTGAAGAGGTAATGAAAAGGTTGCGTGAGCTGGACGAAGTTGCCTATGTCCGGTTTGCTTCGGTATACCGCAGCTTTCAGGATATCAGTGAGTTTCGTGCTGAGCTGGACAAGCTCGAAAGCACGCCTGCGGCCGCCAAGAACACCTGA
- the ribD gene encoding bifunctional diaminohydroxyphosphoribosylaminopyrimidine deaminase/5-amino-6-(5-phosphoribosylamino)uracil reductase RibD, which translates to MLTAFDNRMMSHALRLAAKGRYTARPNPCVGCVVVKGADIVGEGWHRKAGGPHAEVNALHAAGDRASGSTVYVTLEPCSHYGRTPPCADALISAGVLRVVYAMEDPNPRVSGAGLEKLRSAGIEVVGPLQEEQAESLNKGFVKRQRRGLPWVTVKLAMSLDGRTAMASGESQWITGSDARRDVQRLRARHAAIITGVGSVLQDNPAMTVRADELGLERILADELVQRQPLRVLVDSRLRTPASARIFAQPGSVLMASAAEGVRENAEVICLPRDGRVDLEALLKELAMRDCNDVLVEAGAGLAGAFMEAGLVDELVVYMAAKLLGSHGRPLLELPFQEMAQQVPLIITDLRAVGDDWRITAALQR; encoded by the coding sequence ATGCTGACTGCTTTTGACAATCGGATGATGTCTCATGCTTTGAGGCTCGCTGCGAAAGGGCGTTATACCGCGCGGCCTAACCCCTGTGTGGGTTGTGTGGTAGTCAAAGGCGCCGATATTGTCGGTGAAGGTTGGCACCGAAAGGCCGGTGGACCCCATGCTGAAGTTAATGCTTTGCATGCAGCGGGAGATCGAGCCTCAGGTAGTACGGTATATGTCACACTGGAGCCATGCAGTCATTATGGCCGCACGCCGCCCTGCGCTGACGCGTTGATTAGTGCAGGTGTGCTGCGCGTAGTCTACGCTATGGAAGACCCTAATCCGCGGGTATCGGGTGCCGGGCTGGAGAAACTGCGCAGTGCTGGTATTGAAGTAGTGGGGCCTTTGCAGGAGGAGCAGGCGGAATCCCTGAATAAAGGATTTGTGAAGCGTCAGCGTCGCGGGCTACCCTGGGTGACGGTGAAATTGGCCATGAGTCTGGATGGCCGTACAGCAATGGCGAGCGGCGAAAGCCAGTGGATAACCGGGTCAGATGCCCGGCGTGATGTACAAAGACTCAGAGCCCGCCATGCAGCAATCATCACCGGTGTTGGCTCAGTGCTGCAGGATAACCCCGCCATGACGGTTCGGGCTGACGAACTGGGCCTGGAACGAATACTGGCTGATGAGCTTGTGCAGCGGCAACCGCTGAGGGTGTTAGTTGATAGTCGACTGAGAACACCCGCATCGGCAAGAATATTCGCCCAACCCGGTTCAGTGCTCATGGCGAGTGCCGCAGAAGGTGTGCGGGAAAATGCTGAAGTGATTTGTTTGCCAAGAGACGGACGCGTTGACTTGGAAGCGCTGCTGAAAGAGCTGGCAATGCGGGACTGTAACGATGTCCTGGTTGAGGCAGGTGCAGGGTTGGCGGGTGCGTTTATGGAGGCTGGACTGGTTGATGAATTGGTGGTCTACATGGCGGCAAAGCTGTTGGGAAGCCACGGCCGACCATTGCTTGAATTGCCCTTTCAGGAAATGGCCCAGCAAGTGCCTTTGATCATTACGGATTTACGGGCTGTCGGTGACGATTGGCGGATAACAGCTGCGTTGCAGCGTTGA
- a CDS encoding riboflavin synthase, protein MFTGIIEAVGEVAACETREGDVRLRIKADQLDLADISLGDSIATSGVCLTVVELPGDGYVADVSVESLALTTIGEWRVGTRVNLEKAMAATARFGGHMVSGHVDGVGEVVSRHPEARSERFRLRAPDHLARYIAHKGSITVDGTSLTVNRVEGAEFELNIVPHTLENTVMGTYQSGSKVNLEVDLVARYLERLLQGDAAANV, encoded by the coding sequence ATGTTTACCGGAATTATTGAAGCTGTTGGTGAAGTGGCTGCCTGTGAAACGCGTGAGGGTGACGTGCGGTTGCGGATCAAAGCTGATCAACTGGATCTGGCGGACATTTCGTTGGGTGATAGCATTGCCACCAGCGGCGTTTGTCTGACAGTGGTTGAATTGCCAGGTGATGGCTACGTTGCAGATGTCTCTGTTGAGAGTCTTGCTCTGACCACTATTGGCGAGTGGCGTGTTGGCACCAGAGTAAATCTGGAAAAAGCAATGGCGGCTACTGCTCGTTTTGGTGGTCATATGGTATCGGGGCATGTAGATGGGGTAGGTGAAGTGGTAAGCCGCCACCCGGAAGCTCGATCTGAACGCTTCAGGCTGCGAGCCCCGGATCATCTGGCCAGGTATATTGCCCATAAAGGCTCGATTACGGTCGATGGCACCAGTCTGACAGTCAACAGGGTTGAAGGTGCTGAATTCGAGTTAAATATTGTTCCTCACACGTTGGAAAACACCGTAATGGGAACGTATCAGTCGGGCAGCAAAGTGAATCTTGAAGTGGATTTGGTTGCCAGGTACCTGGAGCGGTTGCTTCAGGGGGACGCCGCAGCCAACGTCTGA
- the ribB gene encoding 3,4-dihydroxy-2-butanone-4-phosphate synthase — protein MQLNTVEELIEDIRQGRMVILMDDEDRENEGDLVMPAEMVRPEDINFMATHARGLICLTLTEERCKRLNLPLMVDDNAASHGTNFTVSIEAAQGVTTGISAADRARTIQSAVARNAQPSDIVQPGHIFPLKAQSGGVLCRAGHTEAGCDLSRMAGFEAASVIVEIMNDDGTMARREDLEAFAKKHQLKIGTIADLIHYRVLHEKTVECITEREVSTRYGEFTLKTYLDNIRQEKHFVLSQGDIANGEPVLVRVHLSNSARDVLALESEEGYKSWTMHKALRTVANEGRGVVVLIFSPETANDVEHEIEAFLGGLQRAPSAAEQVYQQIGTGSQILRDLGVTKMRLMSAPFKFSAISGFDLEVVEYIACD, from the coding sequence ATGCAACTGAATACCGTTGAAGAGTTAATCGAGGACATTCGGCAGGGCCGGATGGTGATTCTGATGGACGATGAGGATCGCGAAAATGAAGGCGATCTGGTGATGCCCGCGGAAATGGTGCGTCCGGAAGATATCAATTTTATGGCGACCCATGCCAGAGGATTGATCTGCCTAACGCTTACCGAAGAGCGCTGCAAGCGGTTGAACCTGCCATTGATGGTGGATGATAATGCAGCGAGCCACGGCACCAACTTCACGGTTTCCATCGAGGCTGCGCAAGGTGTGACAACAGGGATTTCTGCGGCAGACCGGGCCAGAACCATCCAGTCTGCTGTGGCGAGAAATGCACAGCCAAGTGATATTGTGCAACCCGGCCATATCTTTCCGCTTAAGGCGCAATCCGGTGGTGTGTTATGCCGTGCCGGGCATACTGAGGCCGGATGTGATTTATCTCGCATGGCAGGGTTTGAGGCGGCATCGGTAATCGTCGAAATCATGAATGATGATGGCACTATGGCGCGCCGTGAAGATCTGGAAGCCTTTGCGAAAAAGCACCAGCTGAAGATTGGCACGATCGCAGACCTGATTCACTACCGTGTTCTTCACGAAAAGACCGTGGAGTGTATCACTGAGCGTGAAGTGAGTACTCGCTACGGCGAATTCACCCTTAAAACCTATCTCGACAATATCCGGCAGGAAAAGCACTTTGTGCTTTCCCAGGGCGATATTGCCAATGGTGAGCCGGTGCTGGTTCGGGTGCATCTCTCCAATAGCGCCAGGGATGTACTGGCTCTGGAGAGTGAAGAGGGCTACAAGAGCTGGACCATGCACAAGGCTTTGAGAACCGTAGCCAATGAAGGCCGCGGTGTTGTGGTGCTCATCTTTTCGCCGGAAACGGCAAACGATGTCGAGCACGAGATAGAAGCATTTCTTGGCGGCTTGCAAAGAGCGCCGAGCGCGGCTGAACAGGTATATCAACAGATTGGTACGGGTTCCCAAATACTCCGGGATCTGGGTGTAACCAAAATGCGCTTGATGAGTGCGCCCTTTAAATTTAGTGCCATTTCCGGTTTTGATCTGGAAGTGGTTGAGTATATTGCCTGTGATTGA
- a CDS encoding 6,7-dimethyl-8-ribityllumazine synthase, with protein MSEFRPVEGSFDAGDARFAIVVARWNGEITEGLLRGALRALVRHGVPEKAVTVVRVPGAFELPSAAKKITETGKFSAVICLGCVIRGGTPHFEYVCGECARGIGEVALQTGLPVAFGVLTTEDLQQALDRSGDNEENKGEEAALTVLEMVNLYCQIPELI; from the coding sequence ATGAGTGAATTTCGACCTGTGGAAGGCAGTTTTGATGCCGGTGACGCCCGCTTTGCGATTGTGGTGGCTCGCTGGAATGGGGAGATTACGGAAGGGCTGTTGCGAGGTGCGTTGCGAGCTTTGGTTCGGCATGGCGTGCCTGAGAAGGCAGTGACAGTTGTGCGAGTGCCTGGCGCATTCGAGCTTCCGTCAGCCGCAAAGAAAATAACGGAAACCGGAAAATTCTCGGCAGTGATTTGCTTAGGTTGTGTTATCCGTGGCGGCACGCCACATTTTGAATATGTCTGTGGTGAATGTGCCCGCGGCATTGGTGAAGTGGCATTGCAAACGGGTCTGCCCGTTGCCTTTGGAGTTTTGACAACAGAAGACTTGCAACAGGCGTTGGACCGTTCTGGCGATAATGAAGAAAACAAGGGTGAGGAAGCGGCGTTGACGGTTCTTGAAATGGTTAATCTGTATTGTCAGATACCGGAACTGATCTAG